A DNA window from Hordeum vulgare subsp. vulgare chromosome 1H, MorexV3_pseudomolecules_assembly, whole genome shotgun sequence contains the following coding sequences:
- the LOC123412081 gene encoding protein SRC2-like, with protein sequence MASRTVDVTLVSARDLRDVNLVSKMEVYAIVYLAGDPISRERVLADRTGGRNPTWNATVRVTVPASGSGSGALRVLLRTERPLGDRDVGEVILPLTEILAGAGDEPTGATQESYKVRKVGSSKVHGVLNLSYKLGGVIHPPTGQYQQAGPTGYLAAAAAPYASAPQPQQLSYPYPCPPPTMVRPLRISSR encoded by the coding sequence ATGGCGAGCAGGACGGTGGATGTCACCCTGGTCTCCGCGAGGGACCTCAGGGACGTCAACCTCGTCTCCAAGATGGAGGTCTACGCGATCGTCTACCTTGCCGGCGACCCCATCTCCCGGGAGCGGGTCCTCGCCGACCGCACCGGCGGCCGTAACCCCACCTGGAACGCCACTGTCCGCGTCACGGTCCCAGCCTCCGGCTCCGGTAGCGGCGCCCTGCGCGTGCTCCTCCGCACAGAGCGCCCGCTTGGCGACCGCGACGTCGGCGAGGTGATCCTGCCGCTCACGGAGATCCTAgccggcgccggcgacgagccaacTGGCGCCACGCAAGAGTCCTACAAGGTGCGCAAGGTCGGCTCCAGCAAAGTTCACGGCGTGCTCAACCTCTCCTACAAGCTCGGAGGAGTCATCCACCCACCCACCGGCCAGTATCAGCAGGCGGGACCGACGGGGTACCTGGCGGCGGCCGCTGCGCCGTACGCATCTGCTCCGCAGCCGCAGCAGCTCAGCTACCCGTACCCGTGCCCACCCCCGACAATGGTTCGGCCGCTGCGCATCAGCAGCCGGTAA